In Methyloterricola oryzae, the DNA window CAGGGAGGCGATGGCGCGGCCGGCGATGCTCATGGTGCGCCGTTCTACCGAGGACCATTCCGGGTCTAGGCGGGCATTGCGGATGATGTAGGCGCGCCGTTCGCGCTGAGCCGGTTTCATGCCGTGCTGTTCCATCACGTCCGACAGGCGGGGCGGATAGAGGAAGACTTGGGCGGTCGTGCCGCCATCCACGTGCATCTCCTGGTACTTTTTGCCATCCACTTCCACGTCGATCATGACCGGCGGGAAGGCGCCCGGGATGGCGGCCGAGGCCAGCATGATGCTGCGGAACAGCTCCAGCGCCTTGGGATTCTTGCTGGCGGCGATCGCGCCCATGTTCCAGATCACCGGCCGGCGCGCATCCAGGTCGGTGGTGCCGATCAGCAGCAGCCGTCCCTTGCCGTATTCCGCCGCGATCCGCGTCAGCATGGCTTCATCCACGTACTTGCCCAGCAACTGCCAGAGCGGGCGGTTGTCGGCCATGCCGTCACTGGTGAGGGCCGCCATCAGGGAACGTTCCTCGGCGATGTCCTTCTTGGAGACGGAAGTGTAAACCTGGCTCAAACGGTCGTCGTATTCGTGCCCGAGGAAGGCGAAGGGGGCGATGAGGGCTCCGGTACTGATGCCAGTGACGCCCTTGAAGATCGGGCGGGTGCCGGATTTGCTCCAGCCCGTAAGCAGGCCCGCGCCGAAGGCGCCGTCATCGCCTCCTCCGGAAATGGCCAGGAAGTTGGCGGGGGGCAGTTCGCCGGTTTGACTCTGCTTGGCCAGCGTGTCCCGCTCGCGCTGCAGCGCCGCCATGCTGTCGTTGATCAGGGGCGTGATGTCGCGGTCCACCCAA includes these proteins:
- a CDS encoding patatin-like phospholipase family protein; its protein translation is MTGHHASAGLPYQDLRLHRMLIHLRSLIALLAVLALQGCGALFRLNAVPVAQTMKAEVPGMPGVRYWVDRDITPLINDSMAALQRERDTLAKQSQTGELPPANFLAISGGGDDGAFGAGLLTGWSKSGTRPIFKGVTGISTGALIAPFAFLGHEYDDRLSQVYTSVSKKDIAEERSLMAALTSDGMADNRPLWQLLGKYVDEAMLTRIAAEYGKGRLLLIGTTDLDARRPVIWNMGAIAASKNPKALELFRSIMLASAAIPGAFPPVMIDVEVDGKKYQEMHVDGGTTAQVFLYPPRLSDVMEQHGMKPAQRERRAYIIRNARLDPEWSSVERRTMSIAGRAIASLIQTQGLGDLYRIYLTAQKDGLDYNLAFIGADFKAEHREDFDPAYMKALYDYGYRLALKGYPWRKAPPGLAGSELPGQIH